The genome window CTTCGTCCACATCCTTTGCACGAACCGCAGTATCTGCCAGCAAAGTCACCAGATTGGCCTGGACCTCCAGATATCCGCCGGACACGTAAAGAATTTCTTCTTCACCGCCCTGCTTGATAATCCGAATGGGACCCGGCTTCAGCTCGGTCAGCAGCGGGGCGTGACCCGGGGCAATACCCAGGTCACCTTCAGAGCCCGCAGCGATCAGCATTTCAACCAATCCGGAATAGATCTTTGTTTCGGCACTTACCACATCACAATGCACGGTTATACCCATGTCAGTTGCCTCTTTGATCGATCCGGAAACAAGTGCAACGGCTCAGATTACTTCTCGGCCTTGCTCTTCATTTCCTTCGCTTTCTCGACCGCTTCCTCAATAGTACCAACCATGTAGA of Marinobacter sediminum contains these proteins:
- a CDS encoding F0F1 ATP synthase subunit epsilon codes for the protein MGITVHCDVVSAETKIYSGLVEMLIAAGSEGDLGIAPGHAPLLTELKPGPIRIIKQGGEEEILYVSGGYLEVQANLVTLLADTAVRAKDVDEAAALEAQKEAEKALANQTGEFEYSRAAAELAEAVAQLRTIQQLRNKMR